ATGCTGGAGCCCGGCTACGGCTATGTGCGCATCTCCCAGTTCCAGGCCGCCACCGGCGACAGCCTGGCGCGCACTGTCTCCGAGCTGCGCCGGGAGGCCGATGGCGGGATCAAGGGGCTGGTGCTGGATCTGCGCAACAATCCCGGCGGCGTGCTCAATGCGGCGGTCTCCGTCTCCGACGCCTTCCTGGACAAGGGCCTGATCGTCTACACCGAGGGCCGGGTGGCGGATTCGCGTCTGCGCTTCAATGCCACGCCCGGGGATGTGATCGAGGGGGCGCCGTTGGTGGTGCTGGTCAACCAGGGCTCGGCCTCGGCCTCCGAAATCGTCGCCGGCGCGCTGCAGGATCACCGCCGCGCCATCATCGTCGGCCGCGAGACCTTCGGCAAGGGCTCGGTACAGACCATCGTGCCGCTGAACAACGGGGCGGCGGTCAAGCTCACCACGGCGCGCTACTACACGCCCAACGGGACCTCCATCCAGGCCGAGGGCATCGTGCCGGACATCAAGCTCGACGATGTGCGCATCTCGCTGGTCGACTCCGGTTTCGATCCGATCAAGGAAGCCAACCTCTCGCGTCATCTGCGCAACGGCAATGCCGATGACAGCAGCGGCACCGACAACGTCGAGCAGCCGGCGGATCAGGAGAGCGAGGGCGAGGAGCCTCTGGCCAAGACCGATTACCAGCTCTATGAGGCGCTCAATCTGCTCAAGGGGCTGGTGATCCAGGCGGAGCGCATGCGGTGAGTCGACTCCCGGCCTGGCTGCGCAGCGGACTGTTCCTGCTGCTCGGCCTGCCGGGGCTGGCACCGGCCGCCTCGGGGCTGCCCGAGGCCGGCCGCGACCCCGGCCGGCCGGCCGAGATCGCCATTATCATCGACGACATGGGCCGCCGGCTGGCGGCGGGCCGGCGCGTACTCGACCTGCCCGGCCCGGTCGCCTGCGCCTTCCTGCCGCACGCCCCCCATACCGACAGCCTCGCCCGCGCCGCCCATGCCCGCGCCAGGGAGATCCTGCTGCATCTGCCGATGCAGGCCATGGATTCCCGCCGTCTCGACGCGGGTGGGTTGGAACTGGACATGACGCAGCGGGCCTTCCTGTCTACACTTGAGGACAATCTCGGGCGGGTGCCGCATGTGCAGGGCGTGAACAATCACATGGGCAGCCTGCTCACCCGGCATCCCGGGCACATGCTGTGGCTGATGCAGGCCCTGCGCGAGCACGGCGGCCTGTATTTCGTCGACAGCCGCACCAGCCGCCATACCATCGCGCGCCAGATCGCCCGCGAGCAGGCCGTGCCCAGTATCGAGCGCGACGTGTTCCTGGACGATGACCCCCGCCTCGAGGCGGTGCGCGCCCAGTTCGAGCGGCTGCTGCAACTGGCCCGTCGCCAGGGCAGCGCGGTGGCCATCGGCCATCCGCATGCCAGCACCCTGCGGGTGCTGGAAGAGGCCCTGCCACGGCTGGCCGAGCGCAACGTGCGCCTGGTGCCGGTGTCACGCCTGGTGCAACAACAGTATGTGAGGGATTCCCAATGGCGACTGTCCTTATCCCCCTGGCCCAGGGCTGCGAAGAACTCGAGGCCGTCACCCTGATCGATCTGCTGCGTCGCGCCGGCATCGAGGTGATCACCGCCGGCCTGGACGAGCAGCCGGTCAAGGCCTCGCGCGGTACCGTCCTGGTGCCCGACACCACCCTGGATACGGTGAAAGACCGCGACTTCGACATGATCGTGCTGCCCGGCGGCCTGCCCGGCGCCGATCATCTGGATGCCGATGCGCGGCTGCGCGAGATGCTCAGGCGGCACACCGA
This sequence is a window from Thiohalobacter thiocyanaticus. Protein-coding genes within it:
- a CDS encoding S41 family peptidase; this encodes MTRPIQKLSLITTGVVLGVTLSLGQGVFADRDNDAASLPLEELRGLSDVFARIKNDYVEPVEDKQLLESAIRGMLTGLDPHSAYLDPEQFKELQVGTSGEFGGLGIEVGMEDGFVKVIAPIDDTPAQRAGIQAGDLIIRLDDTPVKGMSLGEAVKIMRGKPGSDITLTVVREGEEKPLKIVITRAIIKVKSVKSRMLEPGYGYVRISQFQAATGDSLARTVSELRREADGGIKGLVLDLRNNPGGVLNAAVSVSDAFLDKGLIVYTEGRVADSRLRFNATPGDVIEGAPLVVLVNQGSASASEIVAGALQDHRRAIIVGRETFGKGSVQTIVPLNNGAAVKLTTARYYTPNGTSIQAEGIVPDIKLDDVRISLVDSGFDPIKEANLSRHLRNGNADDSSGTDNVEQPADQESEGEEPLAKTDYQLYEALNLLKGLVIQAERMR
- a CDS encoding divergent polysaccharide deacetylase family protein gives rise to the protein MSRLPAWLRSGLFLLLGLPGLAPAASGLPEAGRDPGRPAEIAIIIDDMGRRLAAGRRVLDLPGPVACAFLPHAPHTDSLARAAHARAREILLHLPMQAMDSRRLDAGGLELDMTQRAFLSTLEDNLGRVPHVQGVNNHMGSLLTRHPGHMLWLMQALREHGGLYFVDSRTSRHTIARQIAREQAVPSIERDVFLDDDPRLEAVRAQFERLLQLARRQGSAVAIGHPHASTLRVLEEALPRLAERNVRLVPVSRLVQQQYVRDSQWRLSLSPWPRAAKNSRPSP